The following coding sequences are from one Megamonas funiformis window:
- the hypF gene encoding carbamoyltransferase HypF yields the protein MGSRVSEIKRYQIRVEGIVQGVGFRPFIYGLAIQSCYSGYVLNDVEGVLLEIQGRDIDIENFCQCIKTKAPKASYITNISYHEIDVICDDKEFIIQKSPQGLTKETLISPDLAICEDCKREIKDKNNRRYQYAFTNCTNCGPRFSIVQDIPYDRQNTTMKVFPMCKNCEDEYTNPLDRRFHAQPNACDICGPQYKLVADKVYIANESIKKAHELIKKGAIVAVKGIGGYHLVCDAFNEEAVANLRQRKIREDKPFAVMATNLDIVKKICEVNDKEEELLTSMQAPIVLLHKAKAYNLASKVAPHNAYLGVMIAYAPIHYLLLNDDDVFVMTSANLSDEPIVYQDEEAKSHLSTIADYILSHNRIIQTRVDDSVVRVFNNRQMLIRRSRGYAPSPVLLKGDLISDIPVLACGPELKNTFCMTKGQKAFLSQHIGDLENMAVNNAYKNSIDLFKRLFTIEPKLIACDMHPEYFSTKFAKSYAQDNDLPLVQVQHHHAHIASVMAEHDLKGDVIGISLDGTGFGDDGCIWGGEFFIANLSGYERRGHFQYMPLPSGAKAVKEPWRLGLWIAYNLYGEDIKDKYPELLKVNWQLLIKATQKGFNAPLTSSAGRIFDTVASLLGICYQINYEGQAAIELEKIAYDSDGEVLPFTINKELGQYIIDFMPMYQLLYDLKQKYSVAYIAKSFHLTMAKAICEMIDLLGKESNLNKVVLSGGVCQNITLLDLIYKELQDRYDIYINEKVPSNDGGIALGQMAVALTRYLQENDIEIVK from the coding sequence ATGGGTAGCAGAGTATCAGAAATAAAAAGATATCAGATACGTGTAGAAGGTATTGTACAAGGTGTAGGTTTTAGACCGTTTATATATGGTTTAGCTATACAGTCTTGTTATAGCGGTTATGTATTAAATGATGTAGAAGGCGTTTTGCTGGAAATTCAGGGACGAGATATAGATATAGAAAATTTTTGTCAATGTATAAAAACAAAAGCGCCTAAAGCATCATATATAACAAATATCAGCTATCATGAGATTGATGTAATTTGTGATGATAAAGAGTTTATAATTCAAAAAAGCCCACAAGGTTTGACGAAAGAAACTTTGATTTCTCCAGATTTAGCTATTTGTGAAGATTGTAAACGAGAAATAAAAGATAAAAACAATAGAAGATATCAATATGCTTTTACGAACTGTACAAATTGTGGGCCACGTTTTTCCATAGTGCAAGACATTCCTTATGACCGCCAAAATACTACGATGAAAGTATTCCCTATGTGTAAAAATTGCGAAGATGAATATACTAATCCATTAGATAGACGATTTCATGCTCAACCAAATGCTTGTGATATTTGTGGACCACAGTATAAATTAGTAGCTGATAAAGTATATATAGCTAATGAAAGTATAAAAAAAGCACATGAATTAATCAAAAAAGGTGCTATTGTCGCAGTAAAGGGGATAGGCGGATATCATTTAGTCTGTGATGCTTTTAATGAAGAAGCTGTAGCAAATTTGCGACAGCGAAAAATTCGCGAGGATAAACCTTTTGCAGTGATGGCTACTAATCTTGATATAGTAAAAAAAATCTGTGAAGTGAACGATAAAGAAGAAGAATTATTGACTTCTATGCAAGCACCGATTGTCTTATTGCATAAAGCAAAAGCTTATAACTTAGCATCAAAGGTAGCACCTCATAATGCTTATTTAGGTGTGATGATAGCATATGCACCAATTCATTATTTATTATTAAATGATGATGATGTATTTGTAATGACAAGTGCTAATTTAAGTGATGAGCCAATTGTTTATCAAGATGAAGAAGCTAAATCACATTTATCAACAATAGCGGATTATATACTTTCACATAATAGAATTATTCAAACGCGTGTAGATGATTCTGTAGTGCGAGTGTTTAATAATAGACAGATGTTAATACGCAGAAGTAGAGGATATGCTCCTTCTCCAGTATTATTAAAAGGCGATTTGATAAGTGATATTCCTGTATTAGCCTGTGGGCCAGAATTAAAAAATACTTTTTGTATGACGAAAGGGCAAAAGGCTTTTTTGAGTCAGCATATAGGTGATTTAGAAAATATGGCAGTCAATAACGCTTATAAAAATAGTATTGATTTATTTAAGCGTCTATTTACTATTGAACCAAAACTTATTGCTTGTGATATGCACCCAGAGTATTTTTCGACAAAATTTGCCAAAAGCTATGCTCAAGATAATGATTTACCATTAGTACAGGTACAACATCATCATGCACATATTGCCTCAGTCATGGCAGAGCATGATTTGAAAGGTGATGTAATCGGTATTAGCCTAGATGGTACAGGTTTTGGCGATGATGGTTGTATTTGGGGCGGAGAATTTTTTATAGCCAATTTATCTGGATATGAACGCAGAGGACATTTTCAATATATGCCATTGCCATCTGGAGCCAAAGCGGTAAAAGAACCATGGCGATTAGGTTTATGGATAGCGTATAATCTTTATGGTGAAGATATTAAGGACAAATATCCTGAATTATTAAAGGTGAATTGGCAATTATTGATAAAAGCTACACAAAAAGGATTTAATGCTCCACTTACTTCTAGTGCTGGCAGAATTTTTGATACTGTAGCTAGTTTGCTAGGTATTTGTTATCAGATAAATTATGAAGGACAAGCAGCTATTGAATTGGAAAAAATAGCTTATGATAGCGATGGTGAAGTTTTGCCATTTACGATAAATAAAGAATTAGGTCAATATATCATAGATTTTATGCCTATGTATCAGCTTTTATATGATTTAAAACAGAAATATTCTGTAGCATATATAGCGAAATCTTTCCATTTGACTATGGCAAAAGCTATTTGTGAAATGATAGATTTATTGGGTAAGGAAAGTAATTTAAATAAAGTAGTATTAAGTGGAGGTGTATGTCAAAATATCACTTTGTTGGATTTAATCTACAAAGAATTACAAGATAGATATGATATTTACATCAATGAGAAAGTACCGTCTAATGATGGTGGTATAGCTTTAGGTCAAATGGCAGTGGCTTTGACTCGTTATTTACAAGAAAATGATATTGAAATAGTGAAATAG
- a CDS encoding HypC/HybG/HupF family hydrogenase formation chaperone, translating into MCLAVPAKVIEKKDMVATVEVEGIRRDISLMLLPEANEGDYILMHAGFAIQVIDEEEAKITTELLKEVLGTNEPASERNETDSSILA; encoded by the coding sequence ATGTGTTTAGCGGTACCTGCAAAAGTTATTGAAAAAAAAGACATGGTGGCGACTGTAGAAGTAGAAGGTATTCGCCGTGATATTAGCTTGATGTTATTACCAGAGGCTAATGAAGGAGATTATATTTTGATGCATGCTGGTTTTGCCATTCAAGTAATTGATGAAGAAGAAGCGAAAATCACTACTGAATTATTGAAAGAGGTGCTTGGAACTAATGAGCCAGCAAGTGAACGAAACGAAACAGATAGCAGCATTCTTGCTTAA
- the hypD gene encoding hydrogenase formation protein HypD produces the protein MSQQVNETKQIAAFLLKEIDRLIDRPVRIMEVCGTHTVSIFRAGIRQLLPEKVELVSGPGCPVCVTPNDYLDTAIAYARQEDVIITTFGDMLKVPGTSSSLNQVKAEGSDIRIIYSPMDSLQIAKDNPDKKVIFLAVGFETTSPTAAATILAAKQQNIKNFFVLTAHKLTPPAIEALLCDEKIKIDGFLLPGHVCVITGEEPFTFIAEKYHLPAVVAGFEPLDILQAIYMIAKQIHAKDFKIENQYKRVVKTLGNMQAQKIMDLVYKKAPANWRGLGVIENSGLDLTDAFSEFDALKMIPVNKEISKEPAGCRCGEVLRGLVKPTDCPLFGKVCTPNHAVGSCMVSVEGTCAAWYKYGSRVFHFE, from the coding sequence ATGAGCCAGCAAGTGAACGAAACGAAACAGATAGCAGCATTCTTGCTTAAAGAAATAGATAGATTAATAGATAGACCAGTGCGTATTATGGAAGTATGTGGTACACATACAGTATCTATTTTCCGTGCAGGAATTCGCCAATTATTGCCAGAAAAAGTAGAGCTAGTAAGTGGTCCAGGTTGCCCTGTATGCGTTACACCAAATGATTATTTAGATACGGCGATTGCATATGCTCGTCAAGAAGATGTTATTATCACTACTTTTGGCGATATGTTAAAGGTGCCAGGTACATCATCTAGTTTAAATCAGGTAAAAGCAGAAGGTAGCGATATAAGAATTATTTACTCTCCTATGGATAGTTTGCAAATAGCAAAAGATAATCCTGATAAAAAAGTTATTTTTCTTGCTGTTGGTTTTGAAACAACTTCTCCTACAGCAGCAGCTACAATACTTGCAGCAAAACAGCAAAATATAAAAAACTTTTTTGTATTAACAGCACATAAATTGACTCCGCCAGCAATTGAAGCATTGCTTTGTGATGAAAAAATAAAAATAGATGGCTTTTTACTTCCTGGTCATGTTTGTGTAATCACAGGTGAAGAGCCTTTTACATTTATTGCAGAAAAATATCATTTGCCAGCAGTTGTAGCAGGTTTTGAGCCACTTGATATTTTGCAGGCTATTTATATGATTGCAAAACAAATTCATGCAAAAGATTTTAAAATCGAAAATCAATATAAGCGTGTGGTAAAAACATTAGGTAATATGCAAGCGCAAAAAATCATGGATTTAGTATATAAAAAAGCACCTGCTAATTGGCGTGGCTTGGGTGTAATCGAAAATTCAGGATTGGACTTAACAGATGCTTTCAGTGAATTTGATGCTTTGAAGATGATACCAGTGAATAAGGAAATATCCAAAGAACCTGCTGGTTGTCGTTGTGGTGAAGTGCTTCGTGGTTTAGTAAAACCTACAGATTGCCCTCTTTTTGGCAAGGTATGTACACCAAATCATGCAGTAGGTTCATGTATGGTTTCTGTTGAAGGAACTTGTGCTGCTTGGTATAAATATGGCTCGAGAGTATTTCATTTTGAATAA
- the hypE gene encoding hydrogenase expression/formation protein HypE has product MAHGSGGQAGHELMEKILLPAFDNPILREMHDGAKLDLSTNKIAFTTDSYVVKPLFFAGGNIGKLAVCGTVNDLAMTGAIAKYISVGMIIEEGFPLKDLQEIVNTMRKAADEAGVYIVTGDTKVVNKGCADGIFINTAGVGERIEGVEISPLKAKAGQNIIVSGYLGDHSATIMASRHNLELPSVIKTDCAPLNHMVKEMLTVAPNIAVLRDPTRGGVAAVLNEIAQQAQVGILLEEDSIPVREEVQGFCDILGFDPLYLANEGKLVAFVDQEDTENVLATMHKFEYGKNARVIGKVIDKAIGEVGLRTAIGGIRIVDMPQGEQIPRIC; this is encoded by the coding sequence ATGGCACATGGCAGTGGTGGTCAAGCAGGTCATGAGCTTATGGAAAAAATTTTATTGCCAGCATTTGATAATCCTATATTAAGGGAAATGCACGATGGTGCTAAATTAGATTTAAGTACAAATAAAATAGCATTTACTACAGACTCATATGTAGTAAAACCTTTGTTTTTTGCTGGCGGTAATATTGGGAAATTGGCTGTTTGTGGTACGGTAAATGATTTGGCTATGACAGGAGCAATTGCTAAATATATTTCTGTGGGCATGATAATTGAGGAAGGTTTTCCGTTAAAAGATTTACAGGAAATAGTAAATACTATGCGCAAAGCTGCTGATGAAGCTGGAGTTTATATCGTTACAGGTGATACTAAAGTAGTGAATAAAGGCTGTGCTGATGGTATTTTTATCAATACTGCTGGTGTGGGAGAACGCATAGAAGGTGTGGAAATATCTCCATTGAAAGCGAAAGCAGGTCAAAATATAATTGTCAGTGGCTATTTGGGAGACCATTCAGCAACAATTATGGCATCTCGTCATAATTTAGAATTGCCAAGCGTGATAAAAACAGATTGTGCACCGCTTAATCATATGGTGAAGGAAATGCTCACAGTAGCGCCAAATATCGCTGTACTTCGTGATCCAACTCGTGGTGGTGTAGCAGCTGTTTTAAATGAAATAGCACAGCAAGCTCAAGTGGGAATTTTATTAGAAGAAGATAGTATTCCAGTGCGTGAAGAAGTACAAGGTTTTTGCGATATTTTAGGATTTGACCCACTTTATTTGGCAAATGAAGGTAAATTAGTAGCTTTTGTAGACCAAGAAGATACAGAAAATGTATTAGCTACAATGCATAAATTTGAATATGGTAAAAATGCTAGAGTGATTGGCAAAGTCATTGATAAAGCTATTGGCGAGGTTGGACTTCGCACAGCTATAGGTGGTATACGTATTGTAGATATGCCACAAGGTGAACAAATTCCACGTATTTGTTAA
- a CDS encoding alanine/glycine:cation symporter family protein, translated as MDFFSIISAIDSFLWGPPLIILLVGTGIYLTLRLKLLQVAKLPLAMKLILSAKNKGDGDISSFKALCLALSATVGTGNIVGVATAVEVGGPGAIFWMWVAAFFGMATKYAEGLLAIKYRSKDEIGQVAGGPMYYIELGMGKKYKPLAVIFAVFCILVAFFGIGTFAQVNAIVDSVSLTFGVPVYITDIILTLLVAGITLGGLKSIARAASAIVPFMAVLYFVTCLGIILLHISDVPAAVALIIDSAFNGHAAVGGFAGSTIMMAMKNGIARGVFSNESGLGSAPIAAAAAKTHWPAEQGLISMTGTFIDTIIICSMTGLTLVLTGVWSGDLSGAAMTNTAFSMDYGFMGGIFLTVSLALFAFTTILGWNYYGERACQYLFGIKGILPYRIIFICLVASGAFLKLEAIWILADIVNGLMAIPNLIAIIALSGVISLETKKYFEHLKENK; from the coding sequence ATGGACTTTTTTTCTATTATTTCCGCTATTGATAGCTTCCTTTGGGGACCACCTTTAATCATCTTATTGGTTGGTACAGGTATTTATTTGACACTGCGTTTAAAATTATTACAAGTTGCTAAATTGCCTTTAGCTATGAAACTCATCTTGAGTGCTAAAAATAAAGGCGATGGCGATATCAGTAGTTTCAAAGCACTTTGTCTTGCTTTATCTGCTACTGTAGGTACTGGTAATATCGTCGGTGTTGCTACTGCTGTTGAAGTCGGTGGTCCTGGTGCTATTTTTTGGATGTGGGTTGCAGCATTTTTTGGTATGGCTACAAAATATGCCGAAGGTTTACTCGCTATAAAATATCGTTCTAAAGACGAAATTGGTCAAGTTGCTGGTGGACCTATGTACTATATCGAACTCGGTATGGGTAAAAAATATAAACCTTTAGCTGTTATCTTTGCTGTTTTTTGTATTTTAGTTGCATTCTTTGGTATTGGTACATTTGCTCAAGTAAATGCTATTGTTGATAGTGTTTCTTTGACTTTTGGCGTTCCAGTTTACATAACTGATATTATTCTTACTTTATTAGTTGCTGGTATTACTTTAGGTGGTTTAAAAAGTATTGCTCGTGCAGCTTCAGCTATTGTTCCTTTTATGGCTGTTTTATACTTCGTAACTTGCTTAGGTATTATTTTACTTCATATCTCAGATGTTCCTGCTGCTGTTGCACTCATTATTGATAGTGCTTTCAATGGTCATGCTGCTGTTGGTGGTTTTGCTGGTTCAACAATCATGATGGCTATGAAAAATGGTATCGCACGTGGTGTATTCTCCAACGAATCCGGTCTTGGTTCTGCACCAATCGCAGCTGCTGCCGCAAAAACACATTGGCCTGCTGAACAAGGTTTAATCTCTATGACTGGTACTTTCATTGATACTATCATTATCTGTAGTATGACTGGTTTGACTTTAGTTTTAACTGGTGTTTGGTCTGGAGACCTTTCTGGTGCTGCTATGACTAATACAGCATTTAGCATGGATTATGGTTTTATGGGTGGTATTTTCCTTACAGTTTCTTTAGCTTTATTTGCTTTCACTACAATCTTAGGCTGGAATTATTACGGTGAACGTGCTTGCCAATATTTATTCGGCATTAAAGGTATCTTACCTTATCGCATCATCTTCATCTGCTTAGTTGCTTCTGGTGCCTTCTTAAAACTCGAAGCAATTTGGATTTTAGCCGATATCGTAAATGGCTTGATGGCTATTCCAAACTTAATTGCTATCATCGCTCTTTCTGGTGTGATTTCTCTTGAAACTAAAAAATACTTTGAACATCTAAAAGAAAATAAATAA
- the gyrB gene encoding DNA topoisomerase (ATP-hydrolyzing) subunit B, whose protein sequence is MANLEENINNEIDIKHDEPVKIHLDEESAEVTAVEGDYGANQIQILEGLEAVRKRPGMYIGSTSARGLHHLVYEVVDNSIDEALAGYCTHIEVTIHKDNSITVTDNGRGIPVDMHESGKPAVEVVLTVLHAGGKFGGSGYKVSGGLHGVGVSVVNALSTNMEVKVKRDGKIHEITFEKGVTKEPLKVVGQTDETGTLVHFVPDAEIFDETVYDYDTLRHRLRELSFLNRGITIILTDERPEEVRQETFYFEGGISSFVEHLNRNKEVINPEPVYFNGTKDTTVVEIALQYNTSYSENIYSFVNNINTEEGGTHLAGFKSALTRAANDFARRQGIIKNNEDNLVGEDIREGLTCVISIKLREPQFEGQTKTKLGNSEVRGIVDSIVSEGLSEYFEENPVISKKIIEKSIMASRAREAARKARELTRRKNALEVSSLPGKLADCSVKDPEQAEIYLVEGDSAGGSAKQGRDRRFQAILPLRGKILNVEKARLDKILNNEEIRTMITAFGSGIGSEFDITKRRYGKIIIMTDADVDGAHIRTLLLTFFYRYMRPLIENGHVYIAQPPLYQIRKGRSHWYTYSDEELAQKLDEIGRDGITVQRYKGLGEMNPEQLWETTMDPEKRTVLQVHLREAEEADSIFTILMGDKVEPRRRFIEEHANLVRNLDL, encoded by the coding sequence ATGGCTAATTTGGAAGAAAATATAAATAATGAAATAGATATTAAACATGATGAACCTGTAAAGATTCATTTAGATGAAGAAAGTGCAGAAGTAACTGCTGTAGAAGGCGATTATGGTGCAAATCAAATCCAGATTTTGGAAGGCTTAGAAGCAGTACGTAAACGCCCAGGTATGTATATTGGTAGTACATCAGCTCGTGGATTACATCATTTAGTATATGAAGTTGTAGATAACAGTATTGATGAAGCTTTAGCAGGATATTGTACTCATATAGAAGTAACAATTCATAAAGATAATAGTATTACAGTAACAGATAACGGTCGTGGTATTCCTGTAGATATGCACGAAAGTGGAAAACCAGCAGTAGAAGTAGTTCTTACTGTACTTCATGCTGGTGGTAAATTTGGTGGTTCTGGATACAAAGTATCCGGTGGTTTACATGGTGTAGGTGTATCTGTAGTTAATGCACTTAGCACAAATATGGAAGTAAAAGTAAAACGTGATGGCAAAATTCACGAAATTACTTTTGAAAAAGGTGTAACTAAAGAACCATTAAAAGTAGTAGGTCAAACTGATGAAACAGGTACATTAGTTCATTTTGTACCAGATGCAGAAATTTTTGATGAAACTGTTTATGATTATGATACTTTAAGACATCGTTTACGTGAATTATCCTTCTTAAATAGAGGTATTACTATTATTTTGACTGATGAACGTCCTGAAGAAGTTCGTCAAGAAACTTTCTATTTTGAAGGCGGTATTAGTTCCTTTGTAGAACATTTAAATCGTAATAAAGAAGTAATCAATCCAGAGCCTGTATATTTCAATGGCACAAAAGATACTACTGTTGTAGAAATTGCACTTCAGTATAATACAAGCTATAGTGAAAATATTTATAGCTTTGTTAACAATATCAATACTGAAGAAGGCGGTACTCATTTAGCTGGTTTTAAAAGTGCGTTGACTCGTGCTGCTAATGATTTTGCACGCAGACAAGGTATTATCAAAAATAACGAAGATAACTTAGTGGGTGAAGATATTCGCGAAGGTTTAACTTGTGTAATTAGCATTAAACTTCGTGAACCACAGTTTGAAGGACAGACAAAAACAAAATTAGGTAATTCTGAAGTTCGTGGAATTGTAGATTCTATTGTTAGTGAAGGCTTATCTGAATACTTTGAAGAAAATCCTGTCATTTCTAAAAAAATCATTGAAAAATCCATCATGGCATCTCGTGCTAGAGAAGCTGCGCGTAAAGCTCGTGAATTAACTAGACGTAAAAATGCCTTAGAAGTTAGCTCTCTTCCTGGTAAATTAGCTGATTGCTCTGTAAAAGACCCAGAACAAGCAGAAATTTATCTTGTCGAAGGTGATAGTGCGGGTGGTAGTGCAAAACAAGGTCGTGACCGTCGTTTCCAAGCTATATTGCCACTTCGTGGGAAAATTTTAAATGTAGAAAAAGCACGTTTAGATAAAATCCTTAACAATGAAGAAATTCGCACTATGATTACTGCATTTGGTAGTGGTATTGGTTCTGAATTTGATATTACAAAACGTCGTTATGGAAAAATCATCATTATGACAGATGCCGATGTCGATGGTGCTCATATTCGTACATTGTTATTGACTTTCTTCTATCGTTATATGAGACCATTAATTGAAAATGGTCATGTATATATTGCGCAACCACCACTTTATCAGATAAGAAAAGGTCGTAGCCATTGGTATACTTATAGCGATGAAGAATTAGCGCAAAAATTAGATGAAATCGGCAGAGATGGTATCACTGTACAGCGTTATAAAGGTTTAGGGGAAATGAACCCAGAACAGTTGTGGGAAACAACTATGGACCCTGAAAAACGTACAGTATTGCAAGTACATCTTCGTGAAGCGGAAGAAGCAGATTCTATTTTTACTATCTTGATGGGTGATAAAGTAGAACCTCGTCGTCGTTTTATTGAAGAACATGCAAATCTAGTTAGAAATCTCGATTTATAA
- a CDS encoding IS3 family transposase (programmed frameshift) translates to MTKYSNEFKVKAIKMVLKGNSISHVAKILNMPDIAPLCRWISHYEHGGIPQLLHKNLKYTPIFKQKVIEYKWLHHLSLNQTAAKFSIPNTGTISTWEKLYHSYGFSGLLAKKRGRPSMKKSKSKYKVNKPKKELSYVEKLEQEVYQLRMENDLLKKWHALMKQWEKEKTLVLVIAKLRKKYTLKALLNYTKLAKSTYYDALKKLSREDKYKGLKTLIHNICNKNHGRYGYRRVTMQLHKQGIKINHKVVMRLMKEENLTCKVRAKKYKSYRGQEGKIAKNILNRNFKAEKPNEKWATDVTEFALCNEKIYLSPIIDLYNGEIISYKISKRPVLKQVLDMVEDATRKIKETKGIILHSDQGWQYQNKRYQKLLKEKGIIQSMSRKGNCLDNAVIENFFGLLKSELFYLKKFKSVEDFIKELKSYIKYYNTKRIKIKLKGLSPVEYRTKSQLVA, encoded by the exons ATGACTAAATACTCAAATGAATTTAAAGTTAAAGCAATTAAAATGGTTTTAAAAGGAAATTCTATTTCTCATGTAGCTAAAATTCTAAACATGCCAGATATAGCTCCTCTTTGCAGATGGATATCTCATTATGAACATGGTGGTATTCCACAACTTCTTCATAAAAATCTTAAATATACTCCTATCTTTAAGCAAAAAGTTATTGAATATAAATGGCTACATCATTTATCATTAAATCAAACAGCAGCCAAATTTTCCATTCCTAATACTGGTACAATTTCTACATGGGAAAAGTTGTATCATTCTTATGGCTTTTCTGGCTTACTTGCTAAGAAACGAGGTAGACCATCTATGAAAAAATCTAAATCTAAATACAAAGTTAACAAACCTAAAAAAGAACTTTCTTATGTTGAAAAATTGGAACAAGAAGTTTATCAATTAAGGATGGAAAATGACCTATTAAAAAAGTGGCATGCCTTAATGAAGCAATGGGAAAAGGAA AAGACACTAGTTTTAGTAATTGCTAAATTAAGGAAAAAATATACTCTAAAAGCCCTATTAAACTATACAAAATTAGCTAAAAGCACATATTATGATGCATTAAAAAAATTATCTAGAGAAGATAAATATAAAGGATTAAAAACATTAATTCATAATATTTGTAATAAAAATCATGGAAGATATGGATATAGAAGAGTAACTATGCAGCTGCATAAACAGGGAATAAAAATCAATCATAAAGTAGTTATGAGATTGATGAAAGAAGAAAATTTAACATGCAAAGTAAGAGCAAAGAAATACAAATCGTATAGAGGGCAAGAAGGAAAAATAGCTAAAAATATATTAAATAGAAATTTCAAAGCAGAAAAACCAAACGAAAAATGGGCAACAGATGTAACAGAATTTGCATTATGTAATGAAAAAATATACTTATCACCAATAATAGATTTATATAACGGAGAAATAATAAGTTATAAAATATCGAAAAGACCAGTACTAAAGCAAGTATTAGATATGGTAGAAGATGCAACAAGAAAGATAAAAGAAACGAAAGGGATAATTCTACATTCAGACCAAGGATGGCAATATCAAAATAAGAGGTATCAGAAGTTATTAAAAGAAAAAGGCATTATCCAAAGCATGAGCCGAAAAGGCAATTGCTTAGATAATGCCGTAATAGAAAATTTCTTTGGTTTGCTAAAAAGCGAATTATTCTATTTAAAAAAATTCAAATCCGTTGAAGATTTTATAAAAGAGTTAAAATCTTATATAAAATATTATAATACAAAACGGATAAAGATAAAACTAAAAGGACTTAGTCCTGTAGAATACAGAACTAAGTCTCAATTAGTGGCTTAA
- a CDS encoding M48 family metallopeptidase, with amino-acid sequence MLRKTYKKLLSTGIALSLGFSVSYTILPNQSAYAFNWGNAIGAVAITGIQYQQLEKQLNYLDSDGRHEYFNQMKSELGENTDPYYNTLLDNIMNRLTYAISLTDPSIKDKPYNYFINPSEEYNAFCTVGHNLSVNTGMFKLLNNNEDELAIVIAHELAHGEEEHVQSSAKKSFSVQLLTNLYASQNPNIISIIGANVLQNNMIAKGITKVQEQDADDIAFNYATSAGYNIGAGAATWQRFIDKMGESKTNFVGELFSPSDHPSHQSRRDNYSDKLTDYSNNKVKVDSKTGTISVNRHDFITPIPANDMSSQERAYLIAGNLAAVYHNHPKNPPEAYLSGNTIYMGNQAIMVVEYGENGNSIVNKLNSIR; translated from the coding sequence ATGTTAAGAAAAACATACAAAAAACTATTATCAACAGGTATTGCTTTATCTTTAGGTTTTTCAGTTTCTTATACTATATTACCTAATCAATCTGCATATGCCTTCAACTGGGGCAATGCTATTGGCGCTGTGGCTATCACTGGTATTCAATATCAGCAATTAGAAAAACAGCTCAATTATCTAGATAGTGATGGTCGTCATGAGTATTTTAATCAAATGAAAAGTGAATTGGGAGAAAATACTGACCCTTATTACAATACTTTATTAGACAATATCATGAATCGTTTGACTTATGCCATCTCCTTAACGGACCCTTCTATTAAAGATAAACCTTATAATTATTTCATTAATCCAAGTGAAGAATATAATGCCTTTTGCACTGTAGGGCATAATTTAAGTGTAAATACTGGTATGTTTAAATTGCTCAATAATAATGAAGATGAACTTGCCATTGTTATTGCTCATGAATTAGCTCATGGTGAAGAAGAACATGTTCAAAGCTCTGCCAAGAAAAGTTTTTCTGTACAATTATTGACTAATCTTTATGCTTCTCAAAATCCTAATATTATATCTATAATTGGTGCAAATGTCCTGCAAAATAATATGATTGCTAAAGGTATAACTAAAGTTCAAGAACAAGATGCTGACGATATTGCTTTTAATTATGCAACAAGCGCTGGTTATAATATCGGTGCTGGTGCTGCTACTTGGCAACGTTTTATCGATAAAATGGGCGAGTCCAAAACTAATTTCGTAGGTGAATTATTCTCACCTTCTGACCATCCAAGTCATCAATCACGCCGTGATAATTATTCTGATAAACTCACTGACTATAGTAATAATAAAGTAAAGGTTGATAGTAAAACTGGCACAATTAGTGTAAATCGTCATGATTTTATAACACCTATCCCTGCAAATGATATGAGCAGTCAAGAAAGAGCATATCTAATTGCTGGTAATTTGGCAGCAGTTTATCATAATCATCCTAAAAATCCACCTGAAGCTTATTTAAGTGGAAATACAATTTATATGGGTAATCAAGCAATAATGGTTGTTGAATATGGAGAAAATGGTAATAGTATTGTAAATAAATTAAATTCTATTAGATAA